Within the Miscanthus floridulus cultivar M001 chromosome 17, ASM1932011v1, whole genome shotgun sequence genome, the region gtggtttttcttttccctgccatcgttggtttgccttggccaaaaCACGGTGGGACGCCaatgttgagacttgcggtctcagacagtgGGGAATTGGTAGGAACCTCCTCCCGATGAGTGCAGTAATCGGACGGAGGCTTTGGATGGGTTGGCACGGCGAGTGGGCGTGTAAGGGAGTGACACGCAGTGCAGTGGTTTCATTAATACATTCACCAACCTcccgtactgttacaagtgttccctatttatagggctcaactaccacttttacagagtttacaatagtacccttcaactgctacagtacattctcggaatattccactactcgcctttcctcccgggggtaatcttgtcatgccgccctcaggtactgggcctgcgcgatcagccggacccatcaggcctcaggattcggcgatgggcctttggaCCTCCGCGTCGGTCTCCGTCCCCATCAGGTCCTCAGGATTCGGACGCGGGCCTTTGgacctccgccgtcggtctccgccccaTCGGGCCTCAGGATTCGACGAAGGGCCTTTAGGCCTCCGCCATCGGTCTCCGCCgctgggacgccgaggccgcagacccccgacgcccagtattgccgtcctcctgcttgggtctctgcccctacgaGCGGAGGTCGAACCAGCGCGGCCCGCGccgtccacgagcgccttcctctaggttacctgcacacacacgtaggtaatgttggcacttgattagccttgcagcggggcGGCCTCCACCCCCTCCGCCCGGAGACGCCTACGAGCTAACCGGGCAGGAGGCTACGCCAGGGTCACCGGCAGCGTCCTTCAAGCAGTCTGAGTAACCGTCATCTTTCTGGGTCTGGAGGCGTAgtagctgggcctttgcttaggtagttggtcGGAGACGTCTTTACGAACTGCTAGgccgcgtaggtctccgccactctcggaggccgtgttacaacataTAAGTATGCGTCAAAGCCGTCGGTCGACGGTCGTCGATCGATTGCATGGCTAGAGGTGCAGCCACAACTGCAGCTTGTGTTCTGCTGCCAATTATGGGGTCGATCAATTGCATGGCCAGTGGATCAGCCACAATTGCACTTTGTGCTCTGCTGCTCTCCAAAGGAGCAAGTAGAACTAAATGATCACCAATCAAGTTCATGACATCCCCATCTTCTGGCTTTTATTGCTGTACGTGATGCCTTCGTTCTGACTTGATCTGAGAGGGAATAGTGCCATCTCACGACTAACGACCAAGGAAGCCTAACTTAGCCGGGTTAGACTCAGTGTTGCTGCCTGCTCGGCGTCCCCCTCATCAGAATTGAAAGCAGTCATCACACTAGTCAATCGTGAGCTTGCTCTATAGTTGCATGTTTTGGGTCGCTTTGCCGTATAGTTTTCCTAACAAACGCCTGCCAAGTTAATGACACACTTGAGTTTCTGGCCTTCATTGGCCAAGAGATGCCTTCAGTCTCTGGACTTCACCTAAGAGGGAGGAGTTCATCTCACAAGCATCCTTCAAGATTTCAAACCGCCGGTCAAGCTCATTGCCACTGCTCTTGGAATCCTGTGCGATGTCTTGCAGAACAAAGCTCTTCAGCATAGCCTGTTGTACAGAATTCAACAGATACTCAGGAGTCAGGACAGTGGCATGATCAAGCATATACGTGGAAGGAATTGCAGTACCAAGCATTCAAAGAAACATGAGCCGCGACCAATTACCTCATGATGCCGCTTCTGTGCATAGCAACGGATAAGCAATTTGACCAGCTTGTTTCCCAGCGTTTTGCCAGAATCGCTGGACTGGAAGACAGAGCCTGAAAGATGATGCTTTGCCAATGTGAAGGCCATGGAATCACGCTGTGAAGCTTTGTCAAGGACACCAGACGTCCATGATTTAGCATAAGATTCCAAAAATTTTTCATCATCCTGCAGTAAGTATTGTAGAAAATTGAAACAGTGAGACTATGTTCTTTGAACATGGAGAAGCAGCCAACAAAAGAAGTTTAATCATACTAAATGATGGTATGGAATTAATACATATaaaaaccaaaataaatgtcaGCGAAATAGTATAAATCATGCACTGTCTATTGCATATTCGCTGTGCAATAGACAAAGACAAACAGAGTACAAAGGTCAAGTTCCCAAATAAATAACTAAATgcaaaataaattaaagaaaatgTACCTCAAGAGGCTCCAAGTATCCTTGGGCGTTGCCAATGCATTTGTCCAACGGGGGTAACAGTTCAAGCACATATGCATTAGACAGTGCATTCCATGCTGCAAGCCGTACTGCTGGCTCAACCTTTCTATGCAGATAAATGGCCACTTGCTGACCAAAAACAAAATCTCCATATGAGACAGCTGCAAATTGATCAACTAGGCTCTCAACAAAAGTAGTATAGCTTCCATGAATTTTCTCCTGGAACCTGAGAATTTCGAGGCAACTGATCTCCATTGCTTC harbors:
- the LOC136518602 gene encoding transcriptional elongation regulator MINIYO-like, whose product is MHLLQEDRSRDIFCALQELYGQHLNRLCQKFCKSNSVEEVKGVAVATSEEAMEISCLEILRFQEKIHGSYTTFVESLVDQFAAVSYGDFVFGQQVAIYLHRKVEPAVRLAAWNALSNAYVLELLPPLDKCIGNAQGYLEPLEDDEKFLESYAKSWTSGVLDKASQRDSMAFTLAKHHLSGSVFQSSDSGKTLGNKLVKLLIRCYAQKRHHEAMLKSFVLQDIAQDSKSSGNELDRRFEILKDACEMNSSLLGEVQRLKASLGQ